The genomic interval CTCGCCCTGGCCGAGGTCGGCGGAATAGGCGATGACCTCGCAGCCGTACTCTTCCACCAGCCACTTGAGGATGATCGAGGTGTCAAGGCCCCCCGAGTAGGCCAGAACGACTTTGTTGACGCTTCCCTTCTTGGACATGAATGGAGTCTCCTGAGGTTGAAATGGGAAGGATGAAAAGCCAGAGCCTTCCTAGAGTTTGATCACCAGGGTGGCCGCCAGGCGGTCGTGCAGACCCTGTTTGCGACGGTCGAAGGCGACCATGAGAAAGCCGATACCGAGCAGCGCGCCGGAGATGAACTTGCCGATCACCTCGCGCACGAAAGCCCGTGGGTAGCCGACGGGCCGACCATCCTCCCGCACCACTTGGATGCGCAGAACCATCTTGCCCGGCGTCTGCCCGCAATAGCCGGTGAAAAACACCTTGTAGGTCTGCCACAGGGCGAAATTGAACAGGCCCAGGGTCAGGACCAGCAGGTGGGTGGTTTCCGGACCCGGCCCCAGGGCGGCGCGTCCCGCCCAGCCGAGCAGGCCGCCAAGCACCATCTGCACCAGGCTGACCAGAATAACATCAATCAGCGCGGCCGTGACCCGCAGCCAGAAGCCAGCGGGAAGTGCTGCGGCCGCTGACGTCAGCGATCCGTCCGGTAATGTTCTGACCTTAGCATATTCCGCCGAGGATTCCGGCGGCGCGGCGGGCTCGGTCGATCCGCCGGGTACCGGCACCGCGCCCGGATAGCGAAAGACCCGCGCGCAGCGTGGGCAGGTCACTCGTGCCGGGCCTTCGGGCAGGCGCTCCGGCGCGATCTCGCGGCTCAAGCCGCAGGTGGGGCAGGTCAGGATCATCCCATCAGCGTCGCGAGAATGGCTTTCTGCACATGCAGGCGGTTTTCCGCTTCGTCAAAGATGATGGAGTGCGGCCCCTCGATGACCTCGTCGGTGATCTCCTCGCCGCGATGCGCCGGCAGGCAGTGCATGACCAGGCAATCGGCGGCGGCGCTTTTCAGCAGATCGGCATTGATCTGGTAGCCCTGGAAAGCGATTTCGCGCTCTTTCTGCTCGGCTTCCTGTCCCATGCTCGCCCACACATCGGTGTTGAGCACCTGGGCGCCGCGCGCGGCCTCGGCGGGGCTGTCGGTGTAGCTGACGCGCGCCCCCAGCTTGCGCGCCCGTTCCATGACGACGGCGTCGGGGCGGTAATTTCCAGGCGTGGCGACGCGCAGCTCAAAGCCGAACACGGCGGCCGCGTTGATCCAGGAGTTGGCCATGTTGTTGCCGTCGCCGATCCAGCAGTATGTCAGATCGCGCCAGTTGGCGCGATGCTCGCTGACGGTGAAGAGATCGGCCATCACCTGGCAGGGATGGTAGAGGTCGGTGAGGCCGTTGACCACCGGCACACTGCTGCACGCGGCGAATTCTTCCACGGCCGCCTGGGAAAAGGTGCGGATCATCACCCCGTCGACATAGCGCGCCATGCAGCGCGCCGTGTCCTTGATGGGCTCGCCGCGTCCCATCTGGGTGTTGCCCGAGGACAGAAACAGGGCGTGCCCGCCCAACTGGAACATGCCGACCTCAAATGACACGCGGGTGCGCGTCGAACTCTTCTCGAAAATCATGCCCAGGGTCTTGCCCTTGAGCAGGCGATGCTCCTCGCCGCGCTTCTGCTTGGCCTTGAGCTCGCGGGTCAGATCAAAAATCGCTTCCAGCTCCTCGCGGCTCCAATCGGTCAAACACAAAAAGTCTTTTTTCACTACGAACTCCTCAAACTCTTTTGCACCGCAGAGGTCGCCGAGATCGCTGAGAATGCCGGTTGAATTTTTTCCCCTCGGCGTTCTCCGCGGTCTCTGCGGTGAAAGGTTTTTTTAGATGTCTTGCAGCACGCCATCGAGTATCGCCAGGGCCTCGTCGATTTCCTCGCGGGTGACGATGAGCGGCGGCAGAAAGCGCAGCACCTTGCCCATGGTGCAGTTGATGAGCAGGCCGCGGCTCAGGCATTTTTTCACGATGTCGCCGCCCTCGATGGCGAGTTCCATCCCATGGATGAGGCCGCGACCGCGCACCTCGACCACGAAGTCGTAGCGCTGCTTGAACTCTTCGAGGCGCTCGCGCAGATACGCGCCCATGGCGCGGCAGTTGTCGAGGATGCCGTCCTCCAGCAGGGTGCGCACGGCGGCGACGCCGGCGGCGGTCATCAGGGGATTGCCGCCGAAGGTCGAGCCGTGGGTGCCGGGACCCAGGGTCTCGACGTACTTTTCCCGGTAGACCATGGCGCCGATGGGCGGGCCGCCGGCCAGGGCCTTGGCCAGGGTCATGATGTCGGGCTCCACCTGCTCCTGCTCATAGGCGAAGAGCGTGCCGGTGCGACCGCAGCCGACCTGCACCTCGTCGAACACCAGAAGCAGGTCCTTTTCGTCGCACAGATCGCGCACCGCGCGCAGGTAACCGGGCGGCGGCACGTTGACCCCGCCTTCGCCCTGCACGGGTTCGAGCATCACCGCGCAGGTGTTGGGCGAGACGGCGGCGCGCAGGGCCTCCATGTCGCCGAAGGGCACGTACTTGAAGCCCGGCACCACCGGTTCGAAGCCGACCCGCACCTTGTCCTGGCCGGTGGCGGCGATGGTGCCGATGGTGCGCCCGTGAAAGGAGGCCAGGGCGGTAATCACCTCGAAGCGGTTTTCACCGTGGCGCTCGCGGCTGTACTTACGCACCAGCTTCATGGCCGCCTCGTTGGCCTCGGCGCCCGAGTTGCAGAAAAACACCCGGTCACCGAAGGAATGACGGCAGAGAATCTCGGCCAGCTCGATCTGGGTCGGGATGTGGAAATAATTGGAGACGTGCAGCAGGGTCGCTGCCTGTTCCTGCAAGGCCTTGACCACCTTGGGATGGCAATGGCCGAGGTTGTTCACCGCCACCCCGGCAAGAAAGTCCAGATATTCCTTGCCGTCCACGTCCCAGAGCCGACAGCCCGCGCCGCGCGCCGCCACCAGGGGATAGCGGCCGTAGGTCCGCGCGATATGCCGATCGGCGCGTTCGATCCAGTTTTCGGATATGCTCATTTCTTGAACCTCGCCACGGCGGTGCCGACACCCTTGTCGGTGAAGATTTCCAGCAGGCAGGCATGCTCCATGCGCCCGTCGATGATGTGGGTCTTGTGCACGCCTTCCTCCACGGCATCCACGCAGCAGTTGACCTTGGGGATCATGCCGCCGGTGATGGTGCCGTCGTTGATCAGATCGGGCACGCGCTCCACGTCGATGGTCGAAATGAGCCGTCCGTCCTTGTCCTTGACCCCTTCCACGTCGGTGAGCAGGATCAGCTTCTCGGCGCGCAGGGCGCCGGCGATGCGGCCCGCCACCAGATCGGCGTTGATGTTGTAGGTTTCACCGTTGAGGCCGACGCCGATGGGCGCGATCACGGGGATGAAGTGGCTTTTTTCCAGCGCTTCGATGATGGCCGGATTGACGCTTTCCACCTCGCCCACATGACCGATGTCGATGATCTCCGGGGTTAGGGTGTCGGGGTTGATCTGGGTCATCTCCATCTTGCGCGCGATGATCAGTCGCCCGTCCTTGCCCGTGAGGCCCACCGCCTTGCCGCCGTGGCGGTTGATGTTGTTGACGATCTCCTTGTTGACCTGGGCGCCGAGCACCATTTCCACCACATCCATGGTCTCGCGGTCGGTGACGCGCATGCCCTGCACGAAGCGCGATTCCTTGCCCAGTGCCTTGAGCAGCTTGCCGATCTGCGGCCCGCCGCCGTGCACCACCACCGGATTGAGGCCGATGAATTTCATCAGGATGATGTCCTGGGCGAAGCTCTCCTTGAGCCGCTCCTCCACCATGGCGTTGCCGCCGTACTTGATGACGATGGTGGCGCCGGAGAAGCGCTTGAGCCAGGGCAGGGCTTCGAGCAGAACGTTGGCTTTGGCGATGATTTCCTGCATGTTCGTGCGATCCGTGATTGATGGTTGGGATGTAGGGGCGACCCGGTGGGTCGCCCTGGGCGGATGCATGCGTCCTTAAACAGGGCGCAGCATGCTGCGCCCCTACAAGATGTATCGGGACAGATCCTCGTCCTTGACGATGTCGGCCAGTTTGTCGCGCACGTAGGCGGCGTCGATGCTTATCTGCTTGGCTCCCAGCTCCGGGGCGCGAAAGGAGAGATCCTCGAGCATCTTCTCCAAAATGGTGTGCAGACGCCGCGCGCCGATGTTCTCGGTGCGCTCGTTGACCAACTGCGCGGTGCGGGCGATTTCGCGCACCGCATCCTCGGTAAACGTCAGATCCACCCCTTCGGTGGCCAAAAGCGCCTTGTACTGGCGGGTCAGGGCGTTTTTCGGCTCGCTGAGAATGCGCACGAACTCGGCTTCGCCGAGGCTTTCGAGTTCCACGCGGATGGGAAAACGGCCCTGGAGTTCGGGGATCAGATCCGAGGGCTTGCTGATATGAAAGGCGCCCGCCGCGATGAACAGCACATGGTCGGTGCGCACCGGCCCGCACTTGGTGTTGACCGTGCTGCCCTCGACGATGGGCAGGATGTCGCGCTGCACCCCTTCGCGCGAAACGTCGGGCCCTCGGCCGTGCTCGGCGCTGGCGATCTTGTCGATTTCGTCGATGAAGATGATGCCGCTCTGCTCGACGCGTTCCTTGGCCAGGGCCTTGACCTTGTCCATGTCCACCAGGCGTTCGGCCTCGCTTTCGATGAGCAGCTCGCGTGCCTCGGCGACGCGCACCCGGCGGCGCTTGTTCTTTTTCGGGAAGAGATTGCCGAACATTTCCTTGAAGCTCGAGCCCAGCTCCTCCATGCCCTGGGGGGTAAAGACCTCCAGGGAAGGGGTCTTGCTCACCTGAATGTCGACCTCGACCAGGCGATCGTCGAGCTCGCCCATGCGCAGCTTGCGCCGCAGCTTGTCGCGGGTGGTCTCGCGCCCTTCGCTTTCGCTGATCTGCAAAGCCGCGCTCTCGCCGGGCAGCAGCAGGTCGAGAAGGCGCTCCTCGGCCATATCCTCGGCCTTGAGGCGCACTTTATCGGCTTCTTCCTCGCGCACCATGATGACGGCCAGATCGACCAGGTCGCGCACCATGCTCTCCACGTCGCGGCCGACATAGCCGACCTCGGTGAACTTGCTCGCCTCGACCTTGATGAAGGGTGCCTGGGCGAGCTTGGCCAGGCGCCGCGCGATTTCGGTCTTGCCCACGCCCGTGGGGCCGATCATGATGATGTTCTTCGGGGCGATTTCATCCCGCAGCTCGGCGTGCACCTGCTGGCGGCGCCAGCGGTTGCGCAGGGCGATGGCCACGGCGCGCTTGGCGGCGTTCTGCCCCACGATGTAGCGGTCGAGCTCGGAGACGATCTCCCGGGGGGTGAAGTTGTTCACGACAGGGTCTCCAGCTTGATCTGGTCGTTGGTGTAAATGCAGATGCCGGCGGCGATGCGCATGGCCTGCTCGGCGATCTCCCCGGCGCTCAGGGGCGAATGGGCCGCCAGGGCGCGCGCCGCGGCCAGGGCATAGGGGCCGCCCGAGCCGATGGCGGCGATGCCGTCGTCGGGCTCGATGACGTCGCCCGCGCCGGAAATCACCAGGGTCGCCTCGCGGTCGGCGACCACCAGCAGGGCTTCGAGGCGGCGCAGCACCCGGTCGGTGCGCCAATCCTTCGCCAGGGACACCGCCGCGCGGGTCAGGTTGCCGCGAAACTCCTGCAGTTTGCCCTCGAATTTCTCGAACAGGGTGAAGGCGTCGGCGGCACTGCCGGCAAAGCCGGCAAGGACCTTGCCGTCGTTCATGGTGCGGATTTTGCGCGCGGAATGCTTCATCACCGTGTTGCCGAAGGTCACCTGGCCGTCGCCGGCCAAGGCGACGATGCCGTCCTTGCGCACGCACAGGATGGTGGTGGCGTGGAACATGAATCCTCCCGGATGAAAAAAAGCGGCCCGGCCGCCGAAAAATATCGAGAATATAACACAGCGTCCTGAGGTTACAAAGGCAAAATGCGGCGGCAGGGCAATCAGCAGGGAAGGGTCAGGGTGACGGTGGTGCCGCGGCCGGGCTCGCTATCCAGGACCAGGCTGCCGCCCAGGTTCTGCACGAAGCCGCGAGCATAGAACAGGCCGAGACCGAAGCCCCGCACCTGCCCGGTGCGGGCGGGGTCGATCTGGTAAAACTTCTCGAAAACGCGCGGCAACTCTTCGGCGGCGATACCCACGCCCGTATCGCGCACCCGCAGGCGCAGGCCAAAGTCGCCGCGCTGCGCCGCCAGGCTGACGCGGCCGCCGCCGTTGGTGAATTTGATGGCGTTGTCGAGCAGCGCGAACAGGGCGAAGCTCAGCTGCTCGCGGTCGGTATGCAAAGAGCCGAGTTCCTCGGCGAGTTCCAGGTCCAGGGCGACGCCCTTGGCCTGGGCGCGCGGACGCAGAGTATCCAAAAGTTCGCGGCACAGCGCAGCCGCATCGACCTCGCTCAGGCGCGGCGGTCCCTCGCGCAGAAGCACCTGGCTGAAGGCGAGCAGATCCTGAATCAGGCTTTCCAGATAGGCTGATTCCTCGAGGATCATTTTCAGGGTGGTCTGAAAGGCGGGAGCCTGGGTATCGCCGATGCCCTGCGCCAGATTCTGGATGAACAGGGAAATGGCGGTGGTCGGGGTTTTGAGCTTGTGGGAGATGAGGCCGAGAAATTCGGTCTTGAGGCGATCCATGCGCTTCAAGGACACCAGTTCGGCGCGCAGGGCCTTTTTTTCCAGGACGCGGTTGATGGTGGTGCGCAGTTGCAGCAGGTTGATGGGTTTGCTGATGAAATCGTCGGCGGCGGCCTGCAGGGCCTGCAGGATGATCTCCTTGTCGGTGTAGCCGGTCATGATCACCACCGGCATGTCGGGCGCCTGCTCCTTGATGCGGCGCAGCAGATCGAGGCCGCTCATGGGCGTCATCATCACGTCGGTGAGGATGACGTCGACGGGTTCTTGCGCCCACAGGCTCAGGGCTTCCTCGCCGCCCGAGGCGTGCAGAACCCGGCAGTCCTTGAGGATCTTCGCGCAGAGATCGCGAATGATGGCCTCATCGTCGACCACCAGCACCGTGCGCCCCCGCAGTTCCTGGCGCAGGGCGGGTTCTTCGCGCATTTCAAGGCGCAATCAGTGCCCTCCGGGTGTTTACTTGAGCGGTGGCGTGAACAGCGCCAGCAGGGTCACGGGGGCGGCGCTGTCGTTTCTGAGTCCATGGGGAACCCCGGGCGGCGCCATGCCGCAGGAGCCGGCGGGAAAGGCGAGCCGCTCCTCGCCCATGGTGCACACGGCTTCGCCGGAGAGAATGTAGAAGGTCTCGCTCTGGCCCTCATGGGTATGGACGTAAATCTCGCCGCCGGGTTCGAGCCGCCCCAGATGCATGGACAGGGCGGGGTTGCCGGCGGCGGTGACGAGATCGCGCAGATGGTAGTTCTTGTGTTTCGGATGCAGGTATTCGGCCTGTTCGCTGTCCTTGAGGGTGATGCCCTTGAGGTTCATGGCGCGGTTGTCTCCTGAATCAGGGTTGAGCGGCTTTGGCCAGCATCTGGGTCAACAGGCTTTCCACCTGGGCCAGGGCGTGGTCGAGGTTCTCGGGGCGGCTGCCGCCGGCCTGGGCGAGGTCGGGGCGTCCCCCCCCGCCGCCGCCCACCAAGGCGGCCAGCTCCTTGATGATGGCGCCCGCCTGCAGGCAGGAGGTGAGATCCTTGCTCACCGCCACCAGTAGATTGGCCTTGCCCTCGCTTTCACTGCCCAGCACCACCACGCCGGAGCCCAAGCGCTCGCGCAACTGATCGGAAAATTCGCGCAGACCCTTGCCGTCGACGCCCTCGACGCGGGTGGCGAGATATCGCACTCCGGCCACTTCGCGGGCACGCTCCAGCAGTTCGCCGGACTTTCCGGCATTGAGCTTGCCGCGCAGGGACTCGACCTCGCGCTCCAACTCGCGCTGGCGTTCCAGAAGCTTTTGCAGGCGGTTTTCCAGTTGCTGGGGATCGCTTTTCACCAGCGCCGCCATGCGCTCCAGGGTGTCTTCCTGTTGCAAGACATATTCCACGGCCCGCTCGCCCGTGAGCGCCTCGATGCGCCGGACCCCGGCGGCGATGCCGGTTTCCTGAACAATCTTGAACAGTCCGATGTCGCCGGCGGCGCGGGCGTGGGTGCCACCGCACAGCTCCATGCTGAAATCGCCCAGGGCGATGACGCGCACCCGCTCGCCGTATTTTTCGCCGAACAGGGCGGTGGCGCCGGCGGCGATGGCCTCGGCCGCCGCCATTTCCCGGCTGTCGACGGCGGCGTTTTCGCGGATGCGGCGATTGACCTCGCGCTCCACGCGGGTGATGTCCTCGTCGCTCAGGGGCGAGAAGTGAGTGAAGTCAAAGCGCAGGCGCTCGGGCGTGACCAGGGAGCCGGCCTGCTTGACGTGGTCGCCGAGCACCTCGACCAGCACCGCCTGCAGAATGTGGGTGGCGGTGTGGTTGCGCGCCGTGGCCAGGCGCGCGGCCTCGTCCACCTGAAGTTCGACGGCCTCGCCCTCGCGCAGGATGCCCTGCAGGATCTCGGCCTGATGGACGATGATCTCGGGCAGGGGGCGCAGGGTGTCGTGGACCCGCAGGCGCGCGCCGTCGGCCAGAATCTCGCCGCGATCGCCCACCTGGCCGCCCGACTCGCCGTAAAAAGGCGTGGCCGAGGTCACCACCAGCACCTTTTCGCCCGCGCCGGCTTCGCCGACCCGCCCGCCGTCGCGCACCAGGGCGAGCACCGTGCCGTGATCCGAAAGGCGGCCGTAGCCGGTGAATTCGCAGCGGATGCCCGCCTCGGCCAACTGGCGCCAGATGGCATCCACCGTTTTTTCCCCGGAGCCCTTCCAGTGCTCGCGCGCCTTGCGCCTTTGCTTCTCCATGCACGCCTCGAAACCCGCCTCGTCAAGGCTGAAGCCGTCGGCAAGCACGATGTCGGCGGTGAGATCGACGGGAAAGCCGAAGGTGTCGTAGAGGCGAAAGACCACCGCCCCGGGAATCTGGGTGCGGCCCTCGCTCTTGAGGCGCGCCACTTCCTCGGTGAGAATGCGCAGGCCGTTGCCCAGGGTGTGGATGAAGCGTTCCTCCTCGTTGCGCGTGACCTTGGCGATGTAGGCGGCGCGCTCGCGCAGTTCGGGATAAGCCTCGCTCATCATCTCGATGACCTGCCCGGTGCTCTGGCAGAGCAGCGGCTCGTCGTAACCGAGCATCTTGGCGTGGCGCGCGGCGCGGCGCATGATGCGGCGCAGCACGTAGCCGCGCCCTTCGTTGCTGGGCAGCACGCCGTCGCCGATGAGAAAGGCGGTGGCGCGGCTGTGGTCGGCGATGACGCGCAGGGACACGTCGTCGTCGGGATCGGCGCCATAGCTCTTGCCGGTGATCTCGGCGACGAAATCGATGATGCCGCGCAGCAGATCGGTGTCGTAGTTGGACTTGACGCCCTGGATGACCGTGGCGATGCGCTCCAGACCCATGCCCGTGTCGACGGCGGGCTTGGGCAGGGGCGTCAGGGTGCCGTCGGCGGCGCGATCGAACTGCATGAACACGTTGTTCCAGATTTCCATGTAGCGGTCGCAGTCGCAGCCCACGGTGCACTCGGGCTTGCCGCAGCCGACCTCGGGGCCGTTGTCCCAGAAGATTTCCGTGCAGGGGCCGCAGGGGCCGGTATCGCCCATGCTCCAGAAATTGTCCTTTTCGCCGAAGCGGAAGATGCGCTCGCGCGGCACGCCTTGCTGCTCATGCCAGATGTCGGCTGCCTCGTCGTCGTCGGTGAAGACCGAGACATAGAGGCGGTTCTTGTCGAGACCCAGATCCTGGGTGAGAAATTCCCAGGCATAGGCGATGGCTTCCTGCTTGAAATAGTCGCCGAAGGAAAAGTTGCCGAGCATCTCGAAGAACGTGTGATGGCGCGCGGTGCGGCCGACGTTTTCCAGGTCGTTGTGCTTGCCGCCGGCGCGCACGCATTTCTGCGAGGAGGCGGCGCGCACGTAGTCGCGCTTTTCCCGGCCGAGAAAGCAGTCCTTGAACTGATTCATGCCGGCGTTGGTGAAGAGCAGCGTCGGATCGTTGTGGGGCACCAGGGACGAAGAGGGCACCAGGGTGTGGCCGCGGTCGGCGAAAAACTGAAGAAAGCGCGTGCGAAGTTCGTGTCCGGTCATCATGGTGAGCTAGAGATCCTTTTCTTCTCGAAATAGGGCGAAAATCTGTGCCGGGCTGAAACCGCGGCGTTGCAGAAAGGCGATAACCCGTCGTTTGTCGCGCGCCTCGGCACGGGCGTAGTCGAAATCGGGAAAGCGTCTCGCGAGCAGTTCGCGCAGCACCTGCTCGGGGGCCGCTTCGACCTCGGCGGCGCGCAGGGCCTCCTGCGCCAGTTCGGGGTCGATGCCGCGGCGGCGCAAATCAAGGCGGATGCGCGCGCCCGCCGCGCGGCCGTCGCGCAACAGGGCGCGGGCGCGCTCCAGGGCGTAGCGGCGGTCATCCACATAGCCCAACTCGCGGCAGCGCTCCAGAACCTCGGCGATGTCCGAGGCGGCGATGCCGCGACGCTCCAGGGCGGCGGCGAGCTCGGCCTGGCTGCGATCCCGCGCGGCGAGCAGGCGCAGCGCCAGGGCGAGGGGTTCAGAAGCGCTCAATGCTCGATTCGTCCGCCGGTTTGTTCGCGGCGGGCGGCGCCTCCTTGTCGAAGTCCTCCCAGGTCAGGTCCGAGGTGGAGCTGATCCCCGACATCTTGAGCTTGAAGTCGTCGGGGTTGGACGCCTGGCGCAGCGCCTCGTCGAAGGTGATGAGATTCTGCTTGAGCAGCGACATGAGTGATTGATCAAAAGTCTGCATCCCGTAGGACACATAGCCCTGCTGGATGGAATCGCGCAGCAGCTTGGTCTTGTCCTTGTCCTCCACCAGCTCGCGGGTGCGCGCGGTGGACACCAGCACCTCGACGGCCGGCACCCGGCCCTGACCGTCGGCGCGCGGCACCAGACGCTGGGAGACGACCCCGCGCAACACGCTGGCCAGCTGGATGCGGATCTGGCGCTGCTGGTAAGGGGGGAATACCGCGACGATGCGGTTGATGGTCTCGGGCGCGTCGATGGTGTGCAGGGTGGAGAGCACCAGGTGTCCGGTCTCGGCGGCGGTCAGGGCGGTCTCGATGGTTTCGTAGTCGCGCATCTCGCCGACCAGAATGACGTCCGGGTCCTGACGCAGGGCGCTTTTCAGGGCGACATCGAAGCCTTCGGTATCAAAGCCCACCTCGCGCTGATTGACGATGCTCTTCTTGTCGCGGTGGAGGTACTCGATGGGATCCTCGATGGTGACGATGTGGCAGGTGCGCTGGCTGTTGATATGATCAATCATCGCTGCCAGGGTGGTGGATTTGCCCGAGCCCGTGGCGCCGGTGACCAGCACCAGGCCGCGCTGCTCCATGGCGATTTTTTTCAGCACGTCGGGCAGCAGCAGTTCGTCGAGATTCTGCACCTTGAAGGGGATCACGCGAAACACCATGGACACCGAGCCGCGCTGGGAAAAAACGTTGACGCGAAAGCGCCCCAGCCCCGGCACGCCATAGGCGAGGTCGACCTCGTGGGTGTCGGCGAATTTCTTGCGCTGTGCCTCGTTCATCACGCCTTCGGCCATCTGCGCGATGGTCTCGGAGACCATGCGCGGCGCATTGGGCAGCGGGCGCAGGGCGCCGTCGATGCGGTAGACCGGCGGCAGGCCGGCCTTGATGTGGATATCGGAGGCGCGGGCGCGCAGGGCCAGCTTGAGAATGTCGTTGAGCTCCATGGGCGCTCCTCGGGATTAGCCCTCGTGGGTCGGAACAGCCGCGTTCTTGAGACCGAAGTGCTCGAGCAGACGTTGCTCGATGGCCTGGGCGGTTTCGGCGTGCTCCTTGAGGAAGGTCTTGGCGTTTTCCCGGCCCTGGCCGATGCGCTCGCCCTGGAAGGAGTACCAGGCGCCGCTTTTCTCGATGATATCGCAGGCGGCGCCGAGGTCGACGAGATCGCCGACGCGCGAAATCCCCTCGCCGTACATGATGTCGAACTCGGCCTCCTTGAAGGGCGGCGCGACCTTGTTCTTGACCACCTTGACGCGGGTGCGGCTGCCGATGACGTCCTGGCCCTGCTTGAGGGAGGCGATGCGGCGGATGTCGAGGCGCACCGAGGCGTAGAACTTGAGGGCGTTGCCGCCGGTGGTGGTTTCGGGGTTGCCGAACATGACGCCGATCTTCATGCGGATCTGGTTGATGAAGATCACGCAGCATTTGGATTTGCTGATGGTGGCGGTGAGCTTGCGCAGGGCCTGGGACATGAGCCGCGCCTGCAGGCCGACGTGGGCGTCGCCCATTTCGCCTTCGATCTCGGCGCGCGGCGTGAGCGCGGCCACCGAATCGACGACCAGCACGTCGATGGCGCCGCTGCGCACCAGGACTTCGGCGATTTCCAGGGCCTGCTCGCCGGTGTCGGGCTGGGAGACGAGCAGGTCCTCGGCCATGACGCCGAGCTTCTTGGCGTAGGTGATGTCGAGGGCGTGCTCGGCGTCGACGAAGGCGGCGATGCCGCCTTTTTTCTGGGCCTCGGCGATGATGTGCAGGGCCAGGGTGGTCTTGCCCGAGGATTCCGGGCCGAAAATCTCGATGATGCGCCCGCGCGGCACGCCGCCCACGCCCAGGGCGATGTCGAGGGACAGGGCGCCGGTGGAGATGGTCTCGACCTCGGGCAGGACGGCGTTTTCGCCGAGGCGCATGATGCTGCCCTTGCCGAATTGTTTTTCGATCTGGCTGAAGGCCAGATCGACGGCGCGGTTGCGGTTGTCGTCCGCCATGATGGGTAAAGCCTCCGAAAGGTTGTCGTTAGGAAAGTCAGGATGTCTTCACGTTGCCCAGCGTTGCCTGAAAGAGCGGTGTGTGAAGGGCGCCGGCCGCGCTCAGCCGGCTCTGGTAGCAGACCAGTTCCCCGATCTCCCAGGCGCCGCCCCGCCAGGATTGAAACGCGGCGAGGGGGGCCGGCGACCGGTGATGGCCCTCCTTGGCGCGACCCAGGGTCAGGTGCGGCTTGAAGGGTCGTCCCTCGCCGCCCAGGCCTCGCTCCCTGAGGCCCCGGTCGAGGCGCTGCTGCAAGGCGAGCAGAGGCGTTTCCGGGGAAAGAGCCAGCCAGAAAACCCGGGGACGGGCAAGGTTGGGAAAGGCGCCGAGGCCACCAATGTCCACCCTGAACGGCGCATGGAAATTCCCTACCGATAGCATAGTCTCCCGCACCTGATCAAGGCATTCTTCGGGCAGCTCGGCAAAGAAGCGCAGGGTCAGGTGCAACTGCTCGGACTTGACCCAGCGCACCTGCGGAAGCACCGCGCCGAGCTCGGTCTGCAGCCGCGCGACGCGTCGGCGCAGCGGCTCGGGCAAGGGCAGGGCGATGAAGGCGCGCAGGCTCACGGACCGGCCTCGGCGCCGCCGCTCAGGGCGGCGGGCAACAGCACATGGAAGGCGCTGCCACCGGCGGGCGGGCTTTCCACCCAGACCATGCCGCCGTGGGCCTCGATCATCCCCTTGACCAGGGTCAGACCCAGGCCCACGCCCTTGCCGCCGAAATCGGTGCGCGAGGAAAAGTGGGCATCGATGTCGCCGACCTCGTAAAACTTGTCGAAGATGCGCAGCTGCTCCTCGGGCGCGATGCCGATGCCGCTGTCGGCGACGGTGATCTGGATGAGCGGTCCGCCGAGGGTATCGGCGAAAAACGTCGGCGAAAACCGG from Geoalkalibacter sp. carries:
- a CDS encoding hybrid sensor histidine kinase/response regulator; its protein translation is MRLEMREEPALRQELRGRTVLVVDDEAIIRDLCAKILKDCRVLHASGGEEALSLWAQEPVDVILTDVMMTPMSGLDLLRRIKEQAPDMPVVIMTGYTDKEIILQALQAAADDFISKPINLLQLRTTINRVLEKKALRAELVSLKRMDRLKTEFLGLISHKLKTPTTAISLFIQNLAQGIGDTQAPAFQTTLKMILEESAYLESLIQDLLAFSQVLLREGPPRLSEVDAAALCRELLDTLRPRAQAKGVALDLELAEELGSLHTDREQLSFALFALLDNAIKFTNGGGRVSLAAQRGDFGLRLRVRDTGVGIAAEELPRVFEKFYQIDPARTGQVRGFGLGLFYARGFVQNLGGSLVLDSEPGRGTTVTLTLPC
- a CDS encoding cupin domain-containing protein, which codes for MNLKGITLKDSEQAEYLHPKHKNYHLRDLVTAAGNPALSMHLGRLEPGGEIYVHTHEGQSETFYILSGEAVCTMGEERLAFPAGSCGMAPPGVPHGLRNDSAAPVTLLALFTPPLK
- the alaS gene encoding alanine--tRNA ligase; translated protein: MTGHELRTRFLQFFADRGHTLVPSSSLVPHNDPTLLFTNAGMNQFKDCFLGREKRDYVRAASSQKCVRAGGKHNDLENVGRTARHHTFFEMLGNFSFGDYFKQEAIAYAWEFLTQDLGLDKNRLYVSVFTDDDEAADIWHEQQGVPRERIFRFGEKDNFWSMGDTGPCGPCTEIFWDNGPEVGCGKPECTVGCDCDRYMEIWNNVFMQFDRAADGTLTPLPKPAVDTGMGLERIATVIQGVKSNYDTDLLRGIIDFVAEITGKSYGADPDDDVSLRVIADHSRATAFLIGDGVLPSNEGRGYVLRRIMRRAARHAKMLGYDEPLLCQSTGQVIEMMSEAYPELRERAAYIAKVTRNEEERFIHTLGNGLRILTEEVARLKSEGRTQIPGAVVFRLYDTFGFPVDLTADIVLADGFSLDEAGFEACMEKQRRKAREHWKGSGEKTVDAIWRQLAEAGIRCEFTGYGRLSDHGTVLALVRDGGRVGEAGAGEKVLVVTSATPFYGESGGQVGDRGEILADGARLRVHDTLRPLPEIIVHQAEILQGILREGEAVELQVDEAARLATARNHTATHILQAVLVEVLGDHVKQAGSLVTPERLRFDFTHFSPLSDEDITRVEREVNRRIRENAAVDSREMAAAEAIAAGATALFGEKYGERVRVIALGDFSMELCGGTHARAAGDIGLFKIVQETGIAAGVRRIEALTGERAVEYVLQQEDTLERMAALVKSDPQQLENRLQKLLERQRELEREVESLRGKLNAGKSGELLERAREVAGVRYLATRVEGVDGKGLREFSDQLRERLGSGVVVLGSESEGKANLLVAVSKDLTSCLQAGAIIKELAALVGGGGGGRPDLAQAGGSRPENLDHALAQVESLLTQMLAKAAQP
- a CDS encoding regulatory protein RecX, with amino-acid sequence MSASEPLALALRLLAARDRSQAELAAALERRGIAASDIAEVLERCRELGYVDDRRYALERARALLRDGRAAGARIRLDLRRRGIDPELAQEALRAAEVEAAPEQVLRELLARRFPDFDYARAEARDKRRVIAFLQRRGFSPAQIFALFREEKDL
- a CDS encoding type IV pilus twitching motility protein PilT, with the translated sequence MELNDILKLALRARASDIHIKAGLPPVYRIDGALRPLPNAPRMVSETIAQMAEGVMNEAQRKKFADTHEVDLAYGVPGLGRFRVNVFSQRGSVSMVFRVIPFKVQNLDELLLPDVLKKIAMEQRGLVLVTGATGSGKSTTLAAMIDHINSQRTCHIVTIEDPIEYLHRDKKSIVNQREVGFDTEGFDVALKSALRQDPDVILVGEMRDYETIETALTAAETGHLVLSTLHTIDAPETINRIVAVFPPYQQRQIRIQLASVLRGVVSQRLVPRADGQGRVPAVEVLVSTARTRELVEDKDKTKLLRDSIQQGYVSYGMQTFDQSLMSLLKQNLITFDEALRQASNPDDFKLKMSGISSTSDLTWEDFDKEAPPAANKPADESSIERF